One region of Sulfurisphaera ohwakuensis genomic DNA includes:
- a CDS encoding RNA-guided endonuclease InsQ/TnpB family protein: MPNVGFRFRAYVDDQTIRALKAQLRLACEMYNTLRWADIYFYQRDGKGLTQTELRQLALDLRKQDKEYQQLYSQVVQQIADRYYDARDRFFKGLAHFPKEKKPHKYYSLVYPQSGWKILESREIRTKSRKSKKKLVLLRLSNLGVFKVIVHRDFPLDKVKRVVVKLTRSERVYVSFIVEGVGFPQLPKTGKVVAIDVGIEKLLTTSDGFYFPNLRPYERALEKIRKLHKVLSRKEFLSKNWFKAKVKLARGYEHLKNLRQDLYMKLGKWFAQHYDVVVMEDIDVKQLVEESERKLRMRLHDVAFHELKRILEYQLEKYGKKLLLINPAYTSKMCAKCGYVKKELTLTDRVFSCPKCGWVTDRDYNACLNILKRSGWEPSLVPVELYPLPVAKSYGQGGAMKQEAPPFRAG; this comes from the coding sequence ATGCCCAACGTAGGGTTCCGCTTTCGTGCATATGTTGACGATCAAACAATTAGGGCGTTAAAAGCCCAGTTGAGGTTAGCATGTGAGATGTACAACACCCTACGCTGGGCAGATATCTATTTCTACCAAAGGGATGGAAAGGGTCTTACACAAACGGAGTTAAGACAGCTCGCTCTAGATCTAAGAAAGCAAGATAAGGAGTACCAACAACTCTACTCACAAGTAGTACAGCAAATTGCAGACCGTTATTACGATGCTAGGGATAGGTTCTTCAAAGGTCTAGCACACTTTCCTAAGGAGAAGAAACCCCATAAGTACTACTCTCTTGTTTACCCACAAAGTGGATGGAAAATACTTGAGAGCAGGGAAATAAGGACTAAGAGTAGGAAGAGTAAGAAGAAGCTGGTGTTATTGAGGTTATCAAATCTCGGCGTGTTTAAGGTCATTGTTCATAGGGACTTCCCGCTTGACAAAGTAAAGAGGGTGGTAGTTAAACTAACACGTTCAGAGAGAGTATATGTCTCCTTCATAGTTGAAGGTGTTGGATTCCCTCAACTCCCAAAGACTGGTAAGGTAGTTGCAATAGATGTTGGGATAGAGAAACTCTTAACCACGAGTGATGGATTCTATTTCCCTAACTTGAGACCTTATGAGAGGGCACTTGAGAAGATAAGGAAACTCCACAAGGTTCTCTCGAGGAAAGAGTTCTTGTCGAAAAATTGGTTTAAAGCAAAAGTGAAGTTAGCTAGGGGTTATGAACACTTGAAGAACTTGAGACAAGACCTCTATATGAAGTTGGGTAAGTGGTTTGCACAACATTATGACGTTGTAGTAATGGAGGATATAGATGTTAAACAACTGGTGGAGGAGTCAGAAAGGAAGTTGAGGATGAGGTTGCACGATGTTGCATTCCATGAGTTGAAGAGAATACTAGAATATCAGTTGGAAAAATATGGAAAGAAACTGTTGTTAATAAATCCAGCATATACTTCAAAGATGTGTGCTAAATGCGGGTACGTAAAGAAAGAGTTAACTTTGACTGACCGTGTGTTCAGCTGTCCTAAGTGCGGTTGGGTTACTGATCGTGACTATAACGCTTGCTTAAACATATTGAAGAGATCGGGGTGGGAGCCATCCTTAGTGCCTGTGGAGCTCTACCCTCTACCCGTAGCGAAAAGCTACGGGCAAGGTGGGGCTATGAAGCAGGAAGCTCCGCCCTTCAGGGCGGGGTAG
- a CDS encoding gamma-glutamylcyclotransferase — MPYLFVYGSLRYGFELHHLLENSRFVGLAYTEGYKMYDLGSFPGVVKGDGIIYGEVYEVDENTILLLDKVEDYRGRPDDLYVREKTKVYFDNKRKYSLSDVYIYVYNQDIAGRDLIEEGDYSKYVRMPVILNYFAYAENTNEEILKQRGVKRIFRKINAIATGYRMIFNIPCRWGYCANLIEDKEGRICGYIYIMIEDELNALDKAEQHLVKYMRDVIKVVDEFGKEYYAYAYVSPDKENPKEPSKEYLNLILQGLNTGWGNRCMSTGLL, encoded by the coding sequence ATGCCGTATCTTTTCGTATACGGTTCATTGAGATACGGTTTTGAATTACATCATTTACTAGAGAATTCAAGATTTGTAGGTTTAGCATATACTGAAGGTTATAAAATGTATGATCTTGGTAGCTTTCCGGGTGTAGTAAAAGGGGATGGTATAATTTATGGAGAAGTTTATGAAGTAGATGAAAATACTATACTACTTTTAGATAAAGTAGAAGATTATAGAGGTAGACCAGATGATCTCTATGTAAGAGAAAAGACTAAAGTGTATTTTGATAATAAAAGAAAATATTCCCTTTCAGATGTATATATTTATGTTTATAACCAAGATATAGCTGGAAGAGATCTAATAGAAGAAGGAGATTACTCAAAATATGTTAGAATGCCAGTTATTCTTAATTATTTCGCATATGCTGAAAACACGAACGAAGAGATTCTTAAACAAAGAGGAGTAAAGAGAATATTCAGAAAAATTAATGCAATTGCAACTGGATATAGAATGATATTTAATATACCATGCAGGTGGGGATATTGCGCAAACTTGATAGAAGATAAGGAAGGGAGAATCTGTGGATACATTTATATAATGATAGAAGATGAATTAAATGCCTTAGATAAAGCAGAACAACATCTAGTAAAATATATGAGAGACGTTATAAAAGTGGTTGATGAATTTGGAAAAGAATACTATGCATATGCTTATGTCTCACCAGATAAAGAAAATCCTAAAGAACCATCAAAAGAATATTTAAATCTAATTTTACAAGGACTTAATACCGGTTGGGGAAATAGATGTATGAGTACTGGACTTTTATGA
- the cimA gene encoding citramalate synthase has protein sequence MFTKSVEVLDTTLRDGSQSANVSFTLNDKIRIALALDELGVDYIEAGWPGSNPKDEEFFKEIKKYSLTHAKIAAFGSTRRKEFNVKEDPNLNAIIKSDVDVAVLFGKSWLLHVTDVLRIKPEDNLEIVYDSINYLKSHGLKVIFDAEHFYQGFKDNREYALKVLKTAEEAKVDVIALADTNGGTLPHEVYEITKVVVGEVRTKIGLHMHNDSGCAVANSLMGILAGARHVQGTINGIGERTGNADLIQIIPNLALKMRFDVLKGKESLKKLREVSRLVYELAGLHPNPYQPYVGDFAFTHKAGVHADAVMKVSRAYEHIDPSLVGNTRRFVISELSGTSNLVTYLENLGLKVDKKDERLKSALKKIKELENKGYSFDLAPSSAILVALKELGIYEKKINVEYWKVINESSNLSIAVVKVNGQLEVSEGVGPVHAVDLALRKALQKVYPEISNVKLTDYRVILPGEIKNTESVVRVTIEFTDDIITWKTVGVSSSVIEASILALIDGLDYYLQYKKLKTLKNN, from the coding sequence GTGTTTACGAAATCTGTTGAGGTATTAGATACTACTTTAAGAGATGGTTCTCAGTCTGCAAATGTTTCCTTTACTCTAAACGATAAAATAAGGATTGCATTAGCGCTAGATGAATTAGGAGTTGATTATATAGAGGCTGGATGGCCTGGATCAAATCCTAAAGATGAGGAATTTTTCAAAGAGATTAAGAAATACTCCTTAACACACGCTAAAATAGCTGCATTTGGAAGTACTAGGAGGAAGGAGTTTAATGTTAAAGAAGACCCAAATTTAAATGCTATAATAAAGTCCGATGTTGATGTTGCGGTATTATTCGGTAAATCGTGGTTACTTCATGTAACTGATGTATTAAGAATAAAGCCCGAAGACAACTTGGAAATTGTATATGATAGTATAAACTATCTGAAATCTCACGGTCTTAAGGTAATATTTGATGCCGAGCACTTTTATCAAGGTTTTAAGGATAATAGAGAATATGCGTTAAAAGTTCTGAAGACTGCTGAAGAAGCAAAAGTTGATGTTATTGCATTAGCAGATACTAACGGTGGTACTTTACCTCATGAGGTTTATGAAATAACTAAGGTTGTTGTGGGTGAGGTTAGAACTAAGATTGGTCTACATATGCATAATGATTCAGGTTGTGCTGTTGCAAACTCTTTAATGGGTATTTTAGCGGGAGCAAGGCATGTTCAAGGTACTATAAATGGTATTGGAGAAAGAACTGGAAATGCAGATTTAATTCAGATTATTCCAAACCTTGCATTGAAGATGAGATTCGATGTACTGAAAGGAAAAGAGAGTTTAAAGAAGCTAAGAGAAGTATCTAGGTTAGTTTATGAGTTAGCTGGATTGCATCCAAATCCTTATCAACCTTATGTAGGTGATTTCGCATTTACACACAAAGCTGGTGTCCACGCTGATGCTGTAATGAAGGTTAGTAGGGCTTATGAGCATATAGACCCATCTCTAGTTGGAAATACTAGAAGGTTCGTTATATCAGAGTTGTCTGGAACTTCTAATTTAGTGACATATTTAGAGAATCTAGGATTAAAAGTAGATAAGAAGGATGAAAGATTAAAGAGTGCTTTAAAGAAGATAAAGGAGCTTGAAAATAAGGGTTATAGTTTCGATTTGGCTCCTTCATCAGCAATATTAGTTGCTCTGAAAGAGTTAGGGATATATGAAAAGAAAATTAATGTTGAATATTGGAAAGTTATAAACGAAAGTAGTAATTTATCAATTGCCGTAGTTAAAGTTAACGGGCAATTAGAGGTTTCAGAAGGAGTTGGTCCAGTACATGCTGTAGACTTGGCTCTTAGGAAAGCATTACAAAAAGTATATCCAGAAATTTCTAATGTTAAATTAACTGACTATAGGGTCATTTTGCCTGGTGAAATAAAGAATACAGAAAGTGTAGTGAGGGTTACAATAGAGTTTACTGATGATATCATAACATGGAAAACTGTTGGTGTTTCTAGTAGTGTGATTGAAGCTAGTATATTAGCGTTAATTGATGGTTTAGATTATTATCTTCAGTACAAGAAGTTAAAAACCCTTAAAAATAATTAA
- a CDS encoding slipin family protein, with amino-acid sequence MISVGEILGLVFLVIIILIFLAMSFRIVTEWQRAVVLRLGRVLGVKGPGIIFLIPFVDRPLLVDLRIVTVEVPPQTIVTKDNVTVTIDAVVYYKVVDPLKAVVSVSNYPAAVLNYAQTSLRDIVGQMELDEILTKREEINRRLQEILDTVTEGWGIKVTQVTVRDIRLSPELLSAMAEQAKAERLRRAKIILSEGERQAANILAEASLSYQNNPVALQLRFLEMLSDISQRGNMVIVVPAGQEFYATLSTLKNVITSTKQ; translated from the coding sequence ATGATATCAGTTGGAGAAATATTAGGACTAGTATTTCTGGTTATTATAATCCTTATCTTTTTAGCAATGTCTTTTAGGATAGTAACTGAATGGCAAAGGGCTGTTGTCTTAAGACTTGGTAGGGTTCTAGGCGTAAAAGGTCCTGGGATAATATTTCTTATACCTTTCGTTGATAGACCTTTACTAGTTGATTTAAGAATAGTTACTGTTGAAGTTCCACCACAGACTATAGTAACAAAAGATAATGTTACAGTTACTATAGATGCCGTAGTATATTACAAAGTAGTTGATCCTTTAAAGGCTGTTGTCAGCGTAAGTAACTATCCGGCTGCGGTTTTAAATTATGCTCAGACTTCTCTAAGAGATATTGTTGGTCAAATGGAGTTAGATGAAATACTGACGAAAAGAGAAGAGATAAATAGGCGTTTACAAGAGATTCTTGACACTGTTACTGAAGGTTGGGGAATAAAAGTTACTCAAGTTACAGTTAGAGATATTAGATTATCTCCAGAGCTTTTATCTGCAATGGCAGAGCAAGCTAAAGCTGAACGATTAAGAAGAGCTAAAATTATATTAAGTGAAGGAGAGAGACAAGCAGCCAATATATTAGCTGAAGCTTCGCTATCTTATCAAAATAATCCAGTTGCACTTCAATTAAGGTTCTTAGAAATGTTAAGTGATATTTCTCAAAGGGGTAATATGGTAATAGTAGTTCCAGCTGGACAAGAATTTTATGCTACCCTCTCTACACTTAAAAATGTAATCACATCGACTAAACAATAA
- a CDS encoding ABC transporter substrate-binding protein produces MKIYNEVLDEYVEVPRPIKKIVSLDPATTETLFMLGIGDRIIATDAFSYRPVEAKKIPKIGSYTHVNIEFLEKNKPDIIFSTTGAQKDLTKKLINMGYIVYPIGVATSISRILNNIIIIANVVGRLEEGRILYSSLINALYSFLRKSEKRPKVYLEFDLGGPITAGFPTHVSDAIYHVGGKNIFDNVEDAYFTPSPNDIISREPDVIIYEPKLYRDYEIERFKKSLEERGLSALLNKPILVTKGDFLAHQGPSFITEGVKWLFLSLEPFFVKY; encoded by the coding sequence GTGAAAATTTATAATGAAGTATTAGACGAGTATGTTGAAGTTCCTAGACCTATAAAGAAAATTGTCAGTCTAGATCCAGCTACTACTGAAACTTTATTTATGTTAGGTATAGGTGATCGGATTATTGCTACTGACGCTTTCAGTTATAGACCAGTTGAAGCTAAAAAAATACCAAAGATTGGCAGCTATACTCATGTAAACATAGAATTTTTAGAGAAAAATAAGCCTGATATAATTTTCTCTACTACTGGTGCTCAAAAGGATTTAACGAAGAAGTTAATAAACATGGGATATATAGTTTATCCTATCGGTGTTGCTACGTCTATCTCAAGGATTCTAAATAACATTATTATCATTGCCAACGTTGTAGGAAGATTAGAAGAAGGTAGAATACTTTACTCATCTTTAATTAATGCTTTATATTCCTTCCTTAGAAAAAGTGAGAAAAGGCCTAAAGTTTATTTGGAGTTTGATCTTGGTGGACCTATAACTGCAGGTTTTCCTACCCATGTTAGTGATGCAATTTATCATGTAGGAGGAAAGAATATTTTCGATAATGTTGAAGACGCTTATTTTACTCCTTCTCCAAACGATATTATTTCACGCGAACCGGACGTAATAATTTATGAGCCTAAGCTTTACAGAGATTATGAAATTGAGAGGTTTAAAAAGAGCTTAGAGGAAAGAGGTCTTTCCGCACTTTTAAATAAGCCAATTTTAGTTACAAAAGGTGATTTTTTAGCACATCAAGGACCTAGTTTTATAACAGAGGGCGTTAAATGGTTATTTCTTTCGCTTGAACCTTTTTTTGTTAAATATTGA
- a CDS encoding PadR family transcriptional regulator: MRKISLDRIKRGALKSLVISSLAEKPMYVYEIIKSIQSKTGGFYKPSPGSIYPVLRSLLNEGLIEAFEENGKKMYKLTSKGIEEFNRLKREREDFFSPNSPIKREIIDTLFEIGYVIYVNREKVDNKKLQQISNILQNCKKDILELFEKSE, encoded by the coding sequence ATGAGAAAAATTTCACTTGATAGAATAAAACGAGGTGCACTTAAATCTTTAGTCATCTCCTCTCTCGCTGAAAAACCTATGTATGTTTATGAAATAATAAAAAGCATTCAATCTAAGACCGGGGGGTTTTATAAACCTAGCCCAGGATCTATATATCCAGTTTTAAGATCATTATTAAATGAGGGTCTTATAGAAGCATTTGAGGAAAACGGAAAGAAAATGTATAAATTAACAAGTAAAGGAATAGAAGAATTCAACCGATTAAAAAGAGAAAGGGAGGATTTCTTTTCACCCAATAGTCCTATTAAGAGAGAAATAATTGATACTCTATTTGAGATAGGCTATGTAATATATGTTAATAGAGAAAAAGTTGACAATAAGAAACTACAACAAATTAGCAATATACTACAGAATTGTAAAAAAGATATCCTTGAATTATTCGAGAAATCTGAGTAA
- a CDS encoding antitoxin VapB family protein, with translation MSKRYTTIPVSEEVKEKLESIKGEKSWDEFLLLLVDEYNRRINGIKRLREIITDEELRKIEDSHRKMHEEFRV, from the coding sequence ATGAGCAAGAGATATACCACTATTCCCGTATCAGAAGAAGTCAAAGAGAAATTAGAAAGCATAAAAGGAGAAAAAAGTTGGGATGAATTCCTTTTGTTATTAGTGGATGAATATAATAGAAGAATAAATGGAATCAAAAGATTAAGGGAGATAATTACTGATGAGGAATTAAGAAAAATAGAAGATAGCCATAGAAAGATGCATGAGGAGTTCAGAGTTTGA
- a CDS encoding NAD(P)/FAD-dependent oxidoreductase, whose product MKKVVVVGAGNGGTVVANNLAKYNEVNVTVVEPSEYHYYQPGIVDVVMSFEKEDKIMRKVSEILNPRARLIQDRVIKVDIENRKVITQKGKEIEYEYLVLAPGVINKDIGLPHWHNLDGAIKLREQVNSFTGKKIVVGYFGIIKCPMAPFEFAFLLRQRFPKADITLINPVSQPPELQKPMAEKLGKRAKELNIEVIRGVKIKEVDKEKKMIYADDGQVFSYDLALIDTPIRVSDEFSNLTDQSGFIPVDKEKLNYKDYSDVFVVGDATNITLPPKTGAIAHFQAITVSSNIINDIRGYEKKTFDGKAMCAGYAGYNEGLFVYMDYKKSRAIGPSKLYNAAKRAFLNLYWYTLTGKIDFMLDLVSKYVSGGPTITTQ is encoded by the coding sequence ATGAAAAAAGTAGTTGTAGTGGGAGCTGGAAATGGAGGAACAGTTGTAGCTAATAACTTAGCTAAATATAATGAAGTAAATGTAACAGTAGTTGAGCCTTCGGAGTATCATTATTATCAACCTGGAATTGTAGATGTTGTTATGAGTTTTGAAAAAGAAGATAAGATAATGAGAAAAGTTAGTGAAATATTAAATCCTAGGGCTAGGCTAATTCAGGATAGAGTAATAAAAGTTGACATAGAAAATAGAAAAGTTATAACACAAAAAGGTAAAGAAATAGAATATGAATACCTGGTCCTTGCTCCAGGTGTTATAAACAAAGATATTGGATTACCGCACTGGCATAATTTGGATGGAGCTATTAAACTAAGAGAACAAGTAAATTCTTTCACTGGAAAGAAAATAGTTGTTGGCTATTTTGGGATTATAAAATGTCCTATGGCACCTTTCGAATTTGCATTTTTATTAAGGCAGAGATTTCCTAAGGCTGATATAACGCTCATAAATCCAGTTTCTCAACCTCCAGAACTACAAAAACCAATGGCTGAAAAATTAGGTAAGAGAGCAAAAGAATTGAATATAGAAGTTATAAGGGGAGTAAAAATAAAGGAGGTAGACAAGGAGAAAAAGATGATATATGCTGATGATGGACAAGTATTCTCTTACGATCTAGCACTAATTGATACTCCAATTAGAGTTAGTGATGAATTTTCTAATCTAACTGACCAAAGTGGGTTTATCCCAGTTGATAAGGAAAAATTGAATTATAAAGATTATTCAGATGTATTCGTAGTTGGTGACGCTACAAATATTACCTTACCTCCAAAGACTGGAGCAATTGCTCATTTCCAGGCTATTACTGTTAGTAGTAACATTATCAATGACATAAGAGGTTATGAAAAGAAGACTTTTGATGGAAAAGCAATGTGTGCTGGATATGCTGGCTATAATGAAGGTTTGTTTGTTTATATGGATTATAAAAAGAGTAGAGCAATAGGTCCTTCTAAATTATATAACGCTGCAAAACGTGCTTTCCTTAATCTTTATTGGTATACATTAACTGGAAAGATTGATTTTATGTTAGATCTTGTTTCAAAATATGTCAGCGGTGGTCCGACAATCACCACTCAGTAG
- a CDS encoding thiamine-phosphate synthase family protein encodes MNEREEVLIKLKQAVDNFVSEDRAYLLIPEIRTNIGYAISDAKSANDVAAIPGRLTVAFNRVIYCLPPAFGASDHVARVILTAMSFDKKKRSSINLKYYKEIVEKLPREDTFIFNREEEPEESRKAEGHTMNFMMKKAYEELNKIPTYVVDLGGYGKEPTIFILEEDPLIVVRKALDLLRFLE; translated from the coding sequence ATGAATGAAAGAGAAGAGGTTTTAATAAAATTAAAGCAAGCTGTTGATAATTTTGTTAGTGAAGATAGAGCATATTTACTAATACCAGAAATAAGAACAAATATCGGTTATGCAATAAGTGATGCAAAGAGCGCTAATGACGTTGCAGCTATCCCTGGAAGATTGACTGTAGCTTTCAATAGAGTAATTTATTGTTTACCACCCGCTTTTGGTGCTTCTGATCATGTGGCAAGAGTTATACTCACTGCTATGAGTTTTGATAAGAAAAAAAGAAGTTCAATTAACTTAAAATATTATAAAGAGATCGTGGAGAAACTTCCTAGAGAAGATACGTTTATATTTAATCGCGAGGAAGAACCTGAAGAGAGTAGGAAAGCCGAGGGTCATACAATGAATTTTATGATGAAAAAGGCTTATGAGGAGTTAAATAAGATACCAACTTACGTTGTTGACTTAGGTGGTTATGGAAAAGAACCTACAATATTTATACTAGAGGAAGACCCTCTTATTGTAGTTAGAAAGGCTCTTGATTTACTCAGATTTCTCGAATAA
- a CDS encoding 4-hydroxybenzoate octaprenyltransferase, with protein MQWDPGGATESKSKFYIYLRFLRIEQTFFSLPMAYMGAFVAIKKIPPIYILVLIFFSLFFLRTAGMTNDNLADREIDAKNPRTRSRPLVTGKISVKEAKIMIILSLIGFFVSAYFVNFYALILSPLVALVVMSYPYMKRYTAFANYQIATVQGLAVFSGAVASLGLYASSFSQLIIGIPWLFVISTIFWAVGFDLYNHIPDSEFDRQMGLHSFAVLLGNKALKFAGVNQILSVVLAFAGDYFYQLGYIGYSATVLHGLIMAYAYYLANKGDFGRAFYYNIYSSVVLGVGVILAVILH; from the coding sequence ATGCAGTGGGATCCGGGAGGAGCGACTGAAAGCAAAAGTAAATTTTACATTTATTTAAGGTTTCTCAGAATTGAGCAAACTTTCTTTAGTTTACCCATGGCTTATATGGGTGCTTTCGTAGCCATAAAGAAAATTCCTCCTATTTATATATTAGTTCTAATTTTCTTCTCCTTGTTCTTTTTAAGAACTGCTGGAATGACTAATGATAATCTTGCTGATAGGGAGATAGATGCTAAAAATCCTAGGACAAGGAGTAGGCCTTTGGTTACTGGAAAAATAAGTGTTAAGGAAGCTAAGATTATGATCATCTTATCGCTTATCGGCTTCTTTGTATCAGCATATTTTGTCAATTTCTATGCTTTAATTCTATCACCACTAGTTGCGTTAGTTGTAATGTCATATCCTTATATGAAAAGGTATACAGCATTCGCAAATTATCAGATTGCCACAGTTCAAGGATTAGCTGTATTTAGTGGGGCTGTAGCTTCATTGGGATTATATGCGTCATCGTTCTCTCAGCTTATAATTGGTATTCCATGGTTATTTGTAATTTCAACAATATTTTGGGCTGTAGGGTTTGATTTATATAACCATATACCGGACTCTGAGTTTGATAGACAAATGGGGCTACATAGTTTTGCTGTTCTTTTAGGAAATAAGGCTCTAAAATTTGCTGGTGTAAATCAAATACTTTCAGTAGTACTTGCTTTTGCTGGTGATTACTTTTATCAGCTCGGATATATAGGGTATTCAGCTACTGTCTTACATGGATTAATAATGGCTTACGCTTACTATTTAGCTAATAAGGGTGATTTCGGAAGAGCATTTTACTATAATATATATTCTTCTGTCGTTTTAGGAGTAGGAGTAATACTGGCAGTTATTTTACATTAA
- a CDS encoding NfeD family protein, with protein sequence MVSHIVIPIIIIAIVIAALVLTGEYANPIVAIPSMAIVGFISYRISYVIYKTRKRNLYTYVGKIGKAVEDIPLNGEGYVIIEGEMWKAIAEEPIVEGDRVIVTGMEGLKLRVKKLTSDGKN encoded by the coding sequence ATGGTAAGTCATATTGTTATTCCAATTATAATTATAGCCATTGTAATTGCTGCTTTAGTATTAACTGGGGAATATGCTAACCCTATAGTTGCAATACCATCAATGGCAATTGTTGGCTTCATCTCTTATAGAATAAGTTATGTTATATATAAAACAAGAAAAAGAAACCTTTACACTTATGTGGGAAAAATAGGAAAGGCTGTAGAGGATATACCACTAAATGGAGAAGGATATGTTATTATTGAAGGTGAAATGTGGAAAGCAATAGCCGAAGAACCTATTGTAGAGGGTGATAGAGTAATTGTAACGGGAATGGAAGGTTTAAAATTAAGAGTTAAAAAGCTTACAAGTGATGGTAAAAATTAA
- a CDS encoding thermopsin family protease translates to MKILAIFLIIFLAITPLITLSLSSSAFTVSYPMGMSFYSLFSTYFTTEVMGVINITSMNIGSSYLPNGQYLTTGNASLQLNAMIDGLYWAQDVILFHQISNNEFKATLVLNLWNLTGPFTIPVNGSVTTYQGLGVICYQGPSFIVTLPTSIVLFMIDNSTLYFGYSIGDKSGIFYEIPLSGEFEIGSLSIAGIPNDVEFVFGGPGGGSVVDMQVEGTMNIYFMQSGKLSLVPYAYSIGFDTAESVVGIRSSANLTNLWKPNTILSSGSDDAIVLWPVKPEISTLQRNSTVYVNISFNGKPLSNQKIVIEDLGLTGLVPISVNYTNDSGYVVFSNISSPLYVVYYPGNFTLSSDYIVSSPIINSILTHVKSIYDSMVSFLKSYNFKKSISSFFTNIHSATYSESTSVNYLILIYILGFSVGIVISALLIRFKL, encoded by the coding sequence ATGAAAATTTTAGCGATATTCCTAATAATATTTCTTGCTATCACACCACTTATTACATTATCCCTTTCAAGCTCAGCATTTACTGTATCATATCCTATGGGAATGTCATTTTACTCTCTATTTTCAACTTATTTTACAACTGAGGTAATGGGAGTCATTAATATAACATCAATGAATATAGGCTCTTCCTATTTGCCTAACGGTCAATATTTAACTACTGGAAATGCGTCATTGCAATTAAATGCAATGATTGATGGCTTATATTGGGCTCAAGATGTTATTTTATTTCATCAAATATCTAACAATGAATTTAAAGCTACTTTAGTTTTAAATCTTTGGAATTTAACTGGTCCTTTTACAATTCCCGTTAACGGTAGCGTTACCACATATCAAGGCCTAGGCGTTATTTGTTATCAAGGCCCCAGCTTTATTGTTACACTACCTACTTCAATTGTCTTGTTTATGATTGATAATTCTACTTTGTATTTTGGTTATAGCATTGGCGATAAATCTGGAATATTTTATGAAATACCATTAAGCGGGGAGTTTGAGATAGGTAGTTTATCTATTGCTGGAATTCCAAATGATGTAGAGTTTGTATTTGGTGGACCAGGAGGTGGTAGTGTAGTAGATATGCAAGTAGAAGGTACAATGAATATCTATTTTATGCAGAGTGGGAAATTATCTCTAGTACCATATGCTTACTCAATTGGTTTTGATACTGCTGAATCAGTTGTTGGTATAAGATCCTCTGCAAACCTTACAAATCTTTGGAAGCCGAATACTATATTATCGTCTGGTTCAGATGATGCAATAGTTTTATGGCCAGTAAAACCTGAGATTTCTACTCTTCAAAGGAATAGTACAGTATATGTAAACATAAGTTTCAATGGTAAACCACTTTCAAACCAAAAAATTGTAATCGAGGATTTAGGCCTTACGGGTTTAGTTCCTATAAGCGTAAACTATACTAATGATTCTGGCTATGTGGTTTTCAGTAATATTTCCTCACCACTATATGTCGTTTATTACCCTGGTAATTTTACTTTGTCTTCAGACTATATAGTTTCTTCACCTATTATTAACTCTATTTTAACTCATGTAAAGAGTATTTATGATAGTATGGTTAGTTTTCTAAAAAGTTATAATTTCAAGAAGTCAATATCGTCATTCTTTACTAACATTCACAGTGCAACATATAGTGAATCCACAAGTGTAAATTATCTAATTTTAATCTATATTCTCGGCTTTAGTGTCGGGATTGTAATTTCAGCCTTGTTGATAAGATTTAAACTCTAA